One window from the genome of Amaranthus tricolor cultivar Red isolate AtriRed21 chromosome 9, ASM2621246v1, whole genome shotgun sequence encodes:
- the LOC130823626 gene encoding probable long-chain-alcohol O-fatty-acyltransferase 2: protein MSKVSLGVNFFYYDALSSFILIIFLLISYAFCYFFVSKLPKGIPRLISLLGVFYILVDAPWYFPSSIFLRCLAFFFISWTSSFKLVQFSFDKGDLILCNCYVEFVAIVSFPFKKRNKSGPSQICDVQDNTKSEKDQTYTTLNRLNMSHIQKTESEKDCQTYMTLNESNRIHDQMKSKKDQTYATLNQSVSQVQKKSKED from the coding sequence ATGTCAAAAGTTAGTTTAGGAGTAAATTTCTTTTACTATGATGCATTATCATCATTTATATTAATCATTTTTCTACTTATATCCTATGCTTTTTGCTATTTCTTTGTGAGCAAATTGCCAAAGGGTATTCCAAGGTTAATATCTCTTCTTGGTGTGTTCTATATTCTTGTTGATGCACCTTGGTACTTCCCTTCCTCAATCTTCCTTAGATGTCTagcttttttctttatttcatgGACGTCTTCTTTCAAACTTGTTCAATTCTCCTTTGATAAGGGTGATCTTATCCTTTGTAATTGTTATGTAGAATTTGTTGCCATTGTTTCTTTTCCttttaagaaaagaaataaatcgGGGCCGTCACAAATATGTGACGTACAAGATAATACTAAGTCTGAGAAGGATCAGACGTACACAACCTTAAATCGGTTGAATATGAGTCATATTCAGAAGACAGAGTCTGAGAAGGATTGTCAGACGTACATGACCTTAAATGAGTCAAATAGAATTCATGATCAGATGAAGTCAAAGAAGGATCAAACATACGCAACCTTAAATCAGAGTGTGAGTCAAGTTCAAAAGAAGTCTAAAGAGGATTAG
- the LOC130823625 gene encoding stemmadenine O-acetyltransferase-like, with protein sequence MEVKLVSRETIKPSSPTPLHLQTFTLSYVDQFFPAFHIPILLCYPKTIGTPINTNLLKTSLATTLTKFYPLAGRCIDNSTILCNDHGIPFIETHVNCPISTLFNSPNKLNLLHKLLPPQDISSLGQNLCDLVPLAFQINIFQCGGFVLGCYMLHKFLDGTSLGTFLKYWAFLANKKCDDQDGSGSGFGPDFESTAKAFVPTSLDLKPILFQPKIESKSIEIRARSFIFSNASLSVLKNKGTSDFVLKPTRFEALAAFIWNKLWSSRSGSSSLMFTVDMRARTNPPLPKGSMGNLFMSMQAHAKDGSGLPGLLKEIHSTILNIKNEVAIYQGENGVEAFYTKTESEVNDMISYKTNLFMVTSWCNLGLKEVDFGFGKPKWIVPFDGRTPPSKNFIIFTDHIDSYDNEGIEAWLFLEEHDMEDLLNDSEFFAFACPN encoded by the coding sequence ATGGAAGTAAAATTAGTATCAAGAGAAACAATAAAACCATCCTCACCAACACCATTACATCTCCAAACCTTCACACTATCATATGTAGACCAATTCTTCCCAGCCTTCCACATACCAATCCTTCTTTGCTACCCCAAAACAATTGGAACACCCATTAATACAAATCTTCTAAAAACCTCACTTGCTACTACACTTACCAAATTTTACCCTCTTGCTGGTCGTTGTATAGACAATTCAACTATTCTTTGTAATGACCATGGAATACCCTTTATTGAAACTCATGTAAATTGCCCTATTTCTACTCTTTTTAACAGCCCTAATAAACTTAACTTGCTCCACAAGTTACTCCCTCCACAAGATATATCTTCCCTAGGGCAAAATCTTTGTGATTTAGTCCCTTTAGcatttcaaattaatattttccaatGTGGTGGATTTGTCTTGGGTTGTTATATGCTCCATAAATTCCTTGATGGAACTTCCTTAGGGACTTTTTTGAAATATTGGGCTTTCTTAGCTAACAAGAAATGTGACGATCAAGATGGCTCTGGATCTGGGTTTGGGCCGGATTTTGAGTCAACTGCTAAGGCCTTTGTTCCAACAAGTTTGGATCTTAAGCCCATTTTATTTCAACCCAAAATAGAAAGTAAATCAATTGAAATTAGGGCAAGAAGTTTCATATTTAGCAATGCTTCTTTAAGTGTCCTAAAAAATAAAGGTACAAGTGATTTTGTACTTAAACCTACAAGATTTGAAGCACTGGCTGCATTTATTTGGAATAAATTATGGAGTTCAAGATCCGGGTCAAGTAGTCTTATGTTTACTGTGGATATGCGGGCCAGGACTAATCCGCCCCTTCCAAAAGGATCCATGGGTAATCTTTTTATGAGTATGCAAGCCCATGCTAAGGATGGATCCGGGTTGCCGGGTCTTCTTAAGGAGATCCATTCAACTATTTTGAATATTAAGAATGAAGTTGCAATTTATCAAGGGGAAAATGGTGTGGAGGCTTTCTATACAAAGACAGAATCTGAAGTTAATGATATGATAAGTTATAAGACAAATTTGTTTATGGTTACTAGTTGGTGTAATCTTGGACTTAAGGAAGTTGATTTTGGGTTTGGTAAGCCAAAATGGATAGTACCATTTGATGGTAGGACACCACcttcaaaaaattttattatttttactgaTCATATTGATTCATATGATAATGAAGGAATTGAAGCATGGTTGTTCTTAGAGGAACACGATATGGAGGATCTGTTGAACGATTCTGAGTTTTTTGCTTTTGCTTGCCCTAATTAG